The Diaphorobacter ruginosibacter genome contains a region encoding:
- a CDS encoding c-type cytochrome — MKRSLITLAMTLAVAAPAFADQALATSKNCMACHSVDKKLVGPSFKDVAAKYAGQAGAAEKLASKITKGGSGVWGPVPMPANAQVSDAEAKKLADWVLTLK; from the coding sequence ATGAAGCGCTCCCTGATCACTCTGGCCATGACACTCGCCGTGGCCGCTCCTGCATTCGCCGACCAGGCGCTGGCAACGTCCAAGAACTGCATGGCCTGCCATTCTGTGGACAAGAAGCTGGTTGGCCCGTCCTTCAAGGACGTCGCGGCCAAGTATGCAGGCCAGGCCGGCGCTGCCGAAAAGCTGGCCAGCAAGATCACCAAGGGCGGCTCCGGCGTGTGGGGCCCTGTTCCCATGCCCGCCAATGCCCAGGTGAGCGACGCCGAAGCCAAGAAGCTGGCCGACTGGGTTCTCACCCTCAAGTAA
- a CDS encoding TIGR04438 family Trp-rich protein, whose amino-acid sequence MYTLALGILLVLLKYLEVSPVVNWSWWWVLSPFAVTAAWWAWADASGYSKRKAMEKMDQRKQDRINRAKEAMGRGQRR is encoded by the coding sequence GTGTACACATTGGCCCTGGGTATCTTGCTGGTCCTGCTGAAGTATCTGGAAGTGAGCCCCGTGGTCAATTGGTCGTGGTGGTGGGTGCTTTCTCCGTTCGCGGTCACCGCCGCATGGTGGGCCTGGGCCGATGCCTCGGGGTACAGCAAGCGCAAGGCCATGGAAAAAATGGACCAGCGCAAGCAGGACCGCATCAACCGCGCGAAGGAAGCCATGGGACGCGGCCAGCGCCGCTGA